In Candidatus Obscuribacterales bacterium, the sequence ACCTAATACCAATTTAAGGTGAAGCACCGTTGGACGTAGCGTGTGTTAGCGAAGCGTAACGCACAGCAAGCCTGCAATGTAGAAGCACCAGCGTGTGTTAGCGAAGCGTAACGCACACCTTGCAATCCTGTGCATCTTCACATCAATTGAGTGGGAGGGCAGAAAGCTAGGGAATGCGGATGGTGGAACTACCGTCGGGATTTTCGATGAACTCGCCGCCAAGGGCTTCAATGCGATCGCGGGCGTTTTTCTGGGTGCGTTCATCCACAGCATTTTGCAACACCAGCATCCATGCAGCAATTTGGGCGGAGGTGCTGTCAGGGTTTTGGGCGAGGAATTGAGCGGTTTGGCGAGAGATGGCGGCGGCGTTGTCGCTACCAGGAAAGGAGGATTGCTCGGCCCAGTCGGCAGCGGTTTCAAAGGATTGCCGAGCTGTTTCGCCATCGCCCAAAAAGAGCAGTTCATCAATTCCCTTTTGCCGCCAGACGAAATAGGAATTGGGCGGTGCATTGGGTTCTAGGCGAGACACATTGCGATCCATAATCTCAATGGCCCGTTCTGGCATCCCCGCATATTGAGACGTGCTGGTGGACAGGAAGGTGTAGGCGAGGATGAAGCTGGGATCGCGTGGCAGAATAATCTCGAAATACTCTGGGCTGAGGGAATAGTCGGTGCGCTGGCGAATTTCTTCGTCGCCGAAATATTGCACGAAGCTTAGGAAGACCCAGTCGGCCATGAGGTTGTCGTAGCCAAAGGCGGGCGATCGCTTCAAGAGCTCTAGACGGGATGCTTCGAGGGTCAGTTGCTGTTGCAGTTCTTCATCGGTAAAGGTGCGATCGCCTTGGATGCGCCGCAGTTCGGGCACCTGTAGGGAGGCGATCGCTCCTAGGGCCGCCAGTCCAGTGAGGGCGGCGGCTAGGGTATGTCGCCAATGGTGTCGGGGGGATGCAAGGGCCATGGCTGTGAAGGAGAAACGTCAACATCCCCCTAGGTTAGGAGGATGGAGGGACGTGGACAAGGTTTTTCAGGACAATCTCAGCGTCAATTCTAGGAGAAAGAGCTGAAGCTCAGGTTTTTGTAAATTTTTGTAAACAAGTGATCGATCGCTGAATAGTGCTACATCCTAAGCAGGATAGGCTTCAGATTGCTCTCCTCCGTAATTATACGAGGGTTAGCGGATCGAAAAAAAAGAAGTTATGCTGGGTGCAACGCTTGAGTGCGGGAATACTTAAGTTGTAATTCGGGATTTCATAACAGTGAGGTGGGTTCATCACCTCTCTTCATTCAAAAGCTACTGGGCGAGCGGGAAACCGTCCGGTAGCTTTTTGATTGGGGGCTACGGAGTGAAGCGGCAGATGCCCCACGGAGAAGAGAGTCATAGGCTGGAATTAATCGGGGTCACATGCAGGAAGTGCGCCAGGGTCGCCTTCGCATAGCTTAGCAAGAGTAGTCGCGTTACCATCGCCACCCGTACCTAGCCAAACTGTACCGGCATAGCCTTTGAGATCGGGCCCAGATGGAGTTGCTTCGTTGGTGACCTGAACAGAGTCAACACCACCGCCGTTAATAGTATAGGTGTAGTTTTCAGTATCGCTGATGCCAAGTTCTAGGTCAGCAAAACCAGCTTGGTCAGCAAACTCACGGTTTTGTAGGTAGAAAGCTTGCTGAGCACGGTTCATAGAACCAATATAGGTCTGTGCTTCAGATTGACGAGCTTTGTTAGCTTGGTTCAAGAAGGAAGGAAGAGCAATGGCAGCCAGGATACCGATGATGATGATTAC encodes:
- a CDS encoding type IV pilin-like G/H family protein encodes the protein MTTFHNRLLLQVLRRRSGQSGFTLIELLVVIIIIGILAAIALPSFLNQANKARQSEAQTYIGSMNRAQQAFYLQNREFADQAGFADLELGISDTENYTYTINGGGVDSVQVTNEATPSGPDLKGYAGTVWLGTGGDGNATTLAKLCEGDPGALPACDPD